The Treponema medium genome has a window encoding:
- a CDS encoding alpha/beta hydrolase family protein, whose amino-acid sequence MKTYKTIFFLPRTFFFFALLLLLNGTTVLYALTIDAQLEYEVAVLNPESFKKHNRIYNYELNHAFSAPELTDEGVLDTPLTVFYPVLEGTYPLVIISHGWHVSKKPNASLARYLASQGYVAAILSAKEKSYPEEFIAAFESAYTLLKMANENTESRLFKRMDMQKIAIIGHSMGGTAALHFSKSTPDIGAVIALNPYNGASSLVERVGGKNEVLGTDLTALHIPILIVTGNKDNVAYPEKTFEFYEHCNTSAPAAFFAVKNGVHSSGLDTKGNMLSGWFDIELYMRYRLLILGWLDLFLKQKISEASMPYLHPAAFEAITGWFYSGNTKRYPAYAFRNFLRR is encoded by the coding sequence ATGAAAACATATAAAACGATATTTTTTTTACCGCGTACATTTTTCTTTTTTGCCTTACTACTTCTGTTAAACGGAACAACCGTACTGTATGCGCTAACCATTGATGCACAGCTCGAATATGAAGTTGCCGTCTTGAATCCTGAATCTTTCAAAAAACATAACCGCATCTACAACTATGAACTCAATCACGCTTTTTCAGCACCTGAATTAACCGATGAAGGTGTTTTAGACACTCCACTCACCGTTTTTTATCCGGTACTTGAGGGAACATACCCGCTCGTTATTATCAGTCATGGCTGGCATGTTTCAAAAAAGCCGAATGCAAGCCTTGCCCGTTATCTTGCCTCTCAGGGATATGTTGCGGCAATATTGTCGGCAAAAGAAAAAAGTTACCCCGAAGAGTTTATCGCTGCATTTGAATCGGCATATACCCTTTTAAAAATGGCAAACGAAAATACCGAAAGCCGTTTATTTAAGCGGATGGATATGCAAAAAATAGCAATAATCGGTCACTCTATGGGAGGAACCGCTGCGCTGCATTTTTCAAAATCAACCCCCGATATCGGTGCCGTGATTGCATTGAATCCGTATAACGGAGCATCTTCTTTGGTAGAACGAGTTGGAGGAAAAAATGAGGTTCTCGGTACCGATCTAACCGCCCTGCACATTCCCATTCTTATTGTTACCGGCAACAAAGATAATGTTGCATATCCCGAAAAAACCTTTGAATTTTACGAACACTGCAATACCTCCGCTCCCGCAGCTTTTTTTGCCGTTAAGAACGGTGTCCATAGCAGCGGGCTCGATACCAAAGGCAATATGCTTTCAGGTTGGTTCGATATCGAACTTTATATGCGCTATAGGCTGTTAATACTCGGATGGCTCGACCTGTTTTTAAAGCAGAAAATATCAGAGGCGTCTATGCCGTACTTACACCCTGCCGCTTTTGAAGCAATAACAGGATGGTTTTATTCCGGTAACACAAAACGTTACCCCGCTTACGCTTTCCGTAACTTTTTGCGCCGGTAA
- a CDS encoding FprA family A-type flavoprotein, protein MKAQEISAGIYCIHADICARTSRFEGLWMLPQGVSINSYIVKGEKTALIDIVRDWDGSLKSYTEQLESIGISFKDIDYLILNHLEPDHCGLIEYVHSCNPQAEVISTSKGLAIVEKFFKVQGNLRAVKTGDSLDLGGGKVLQFYETPNVHWPETMMTYNPATQVLFSCDAFGSYGAIGEKIFDDQHSEKELRFYESEALRYYSNIVASFSTFVLKAVDKLAALDIKCIAPSHGLIWRSHPDRISALYKRFAGYNAGGECEKEICIIWGSMYGYTKQGLDAVIKGIEAEQVPYTIHDIPDTDVSYILGDAYKAAGLVLAMPTYEYKMFPPMAYVLDLFERKHITDKTVLRIGNWGWSGGAKKEYEQKTAALKWNHLEQYEWQGKLLDADIRLLEERGAELARMVKTGVQA, encoded by the coding sequence ATGAAAGCGCAAGAAATAAGTGCAGGCATATACTGTATCCATGCAGATATTTGCGCACGCACCAGCCGGTTTGAAGGTTTGTGGATGCTTCCTCAAGGGGTAAGCATCAATTCATACATCGTAAAAGGTGAAAAGACCGCCTTGATCGACATTGTTCGTGATTGGGACGGCTCGTTAAAAAGCTATACGGAACAACTGGAATCCATCGGGATTTCGTTCAAGGACATCGATTACCTTATTCTGAATCACTTGGAACCCGACCATTGCGGCCTGATCGAGTATGTCCATTCCTGTAATCCGCAGGCGGAAGTTATCAGTACGTCAAAAGGGCTGGCGATAGTCGAAAAGTTTTTTAAGGTGCAGGGAAATCTCCGCGCAGTTAAAACGGGAGATAGCCTTGACCTCGGCGGCGGAAAAGTTCTCCAATTTTACGAAACACCGAATGTGCACTGGCCCGAAACAATGATGACATATAACCCTGCAACCCAAGTGCTTTTTTCCTGCGATGCATTCGGTTCGTATGGCGCTATCGGCGAAAAGATCTTTGACGATCAGCATTCGGAAAAAGAACTGCGGTTTTACGAATCCGAAGCGCTGCGCTATTATTCCAACATCGTCGCAAGTTTCAGTACCTTTGTCTTAAAGGCTGTGGATAAACTTGCAGCGCTGGACATCAAATGCATTGCGCCGAGTCACGGTCTTATTTGGCGCTCCCATCCCGACCGTATTTCTGCCCTGTACAAACGGTTTGCAGGTTACAACGCCGGCGGCGAATGCGAAAAAGAAATCTGTATTATTTGGGGTTCTATGTACGGATATACCAAACAAGGGCTTGATGCCGTTATCAAAGGAATTGAAGCCGAACAAGTCCCCTACACTATCCACGACATACCCGACACGGACGTATCCTACATACTCGGTGATGCATACAAAGCGGCAGGCTTGGTGCTTGCGATGCCGACCTATGAATACAAGATGTTCCCGCCGATGGCGTACGTATTGGATTTATTTGAACGCAAGCACATTACCGATAAAACAGTACTGCGTATCGGAAACTGGGGATGGTCGGGCGGCGCAAAGAAAGAATACGAGCAAAAAACAGCCGCTCTGAAATGGAACCATCTGGAACAATATGAATGGCAGGGCAAGCTGCTCGACGCAGATATTCGGCTGCTGGAAGAACGGGGGGCAGAACTCGCTCGTATGGTCAAAACAGGCGTTCAAGCGTAA
- the metG gene encoding methionine--tRNA ligase subunit beta has product MSENTTEIITYDDFAKLQLKTGKVLECVKAENAEKLYILQVDLGEEKPRQIVSSLVDYYTAEELVGKEIIVLANLKPAKMRGHISEGMLLCAESEDSSICVLLKPETPVPAGTNIT; this is encoded by the coding sequence ATGAGTGAAAACACAACTGAAATAATTACCTATGATGATTTTGCAAAACTACAGCTGAAAACCGGCAAGGTTTTGGAATGTGTAAAAGCTGAAAATGCGGAAAAACTCTACATTTTACAGGTAGACCTCGGCGAAGAAAAGCCGCGCCAAATCGTTTCGAGCTTAGTAGACTACTACACTGCCGAAGAATTGGTCGGCAAAGAGATTATCGTGCTTGCAAACCTCAAGCCCGCTAAAATGCGCGGGCATATTTCCGAAGGTATGCTGCTCTGCGCGGAATCCGAAGATTCATCGATCTGCGTCCTGCTAAAACCCGAAACGCCGGTACCCGCCGGTACTAATATCACCTAA
- a CDS encoding AMP-binding protein, translated as MELLRYAEDDPQRVLAITDSGETLHYSEINTAAAALPKEAAHQLVFLLCRNSPGTLLGYLGCLKAGVVPLLLDAHIAPELLHHLIETYHPAFYYIPQDLPEETKNILPLNRPVTTIADSVLLRSDKKGPELFQDLALLLTTSGSTGSPKLVRLTYRNIYENARSIAEYLHITDKERPVTMLPMSYSYGMSIINSHVLMGATVILTGHDILTAAFWKRVKQESVSSLVGIPYTYQMFSRLRLTEMELPALKTLTQAGGKLLYELHQKFGEWSLNTGRRFFVMYGQTEAAPRMAYLPPDKTMEKCGSMGIAIPGGELKLIDEAGAEITAPDTVGELVYHGQNVAMGYAECAADLAKSDEWHGTLHTGDMAKRDSDGYFFIVGRKKRFIKVFGNRVNLDDTERLLSAAFPDAEFACIGQDDLLCVYTTLKTEEQHHAISEYLAQTTRLPAKVFHVFFIEAIPKNPAGKTLYSQLEIR; from the coding sequence ATGGAACTATTGAGATATGCCGAAGACGATCCGCAGCGGGTACTAGCGATAACCGATAGCGGCGAAACATTACATTACAGCGAAATCAATACAGCTGCAGCAGCGCTTCCGAAAGAAGCAGCCCATCAGCTGGTGTTTCTACTCTGTAGAAATTCGCCCGGGACGCTGCTCGGATACCTCGGTTGCTTAAAGGCAGGCGTCGTACCGCTTTTGTTGGATGCACACATCGCACCGGAGCTTCTACACCATTTAATTGAAACCTACCACCCTGCCTTTTATTATATCCCGCAAGACTTACCGGAAGAAACAAAAAATATCCTTCCGCTGAATAGACCCGTTACAACAATAGCAGACAGCGTACTGCTCCGTTCGGATAAAAAAGGGCCGGAGCTTTTTCAAGATTTAGCGCTGCTCCTCACCACATCGGGAAGTACCGGCAGCCCCAAGCTCGTACGGCTGACATACCGCAATATCTACGAAAACGCACGGTCAATCGCAGAATACCTACATATCACCGACAAGGAGCGGCCGGTAACTATGCTGCCGATGAGCTATTCATACGGAATGTCCATTATCAATAGCCATGTCCTTATGGGCGCAACCGTCATATTGACCGGGCACGATATCTTAACCGCTGCGTTCTGGAAACGGGTTAAGCAAGAGAGCGTCAGCTCGCTTGTGGGCATCCCCTATACCTATCAAATGTTCTCCCGTCTACGGCTGACCGAAATGGAGCTGCCGGCACTCAAAACGCTGACGCAAGCAGGAGGCAAACTGCTGTATGAACTGCATCAAAAATTCGGCGAATGGAGCCTGAACACCGGACGGCGCTTTTTTGTGATGTACGGACAAACCGAAGCCGCGCCGCGCATGGCATATCTGCCGCCAGATAAGACAATGGAAAAATGCGGCAGTATGGGTATTGCAATCCCCGGCGGCGAACTCAAGCTGATCGACGAAGCCGGTGCGGAAATTACCGCACCCGATACTGTCGGCGAGTTGGTGTACCACGGGCAGAATGTCGCGATGGGATATGCGGAATGCGCTGCCGATTTAGCGAAAAGCGACGAATGGCACGGAACGCTGCATACCGGTGATATGGCAAAACGGGATTCAGATGGGTATTTTTTTATCGTTGGGAGAAAAAAGCGATTTATCAAGGTGTTTGGCAATCGGGTTAATTTAGACGATACCGAACGGCTGCTGTCCGCCGCCTTTCCCGATGCCGAATTCGCTTGTATCGGGCAAGACGACCTCCTCTGCGTTTATACGACACTTAAAACGGAGGAACAGCATCACGCAATATCGGAATACCTCGCGCAAACGACACGGCTTCCGGCAAAGGTGTTCCATGTCTTTTTTATCGAAGCTATCCCTAAGAATCCGGCGGGGAAAACGCTCTATTCGCAGCTGGAGATACGTTAG
- a CDS encoding Na/Pi cotransporter family protein: protein MKIVVILLQALGSLGFILYGMKLMSEGIQKSAGGSLHRILNMMTGNRVLAVITGFAVTAIVQSSGATTVMTVSFVNAGLLSLTQAIGVIFGANIGTTVTAWIVALVGFQLKLAEIAIPAFGIGFFLTFFKKFRKESLGEGIMGFGLLFTGLGILSSLMPDISADNLSFLSVAADGSIYSIIIGFVAGFVLTVVLHSSSATTAIILTMAYGKVIGIEFAAASVLGSNVGSTIDAVVAAIGSKLNARRTAMVHVLFNVCGALLFLIFFKPSLALLYRLTPEGTKLADITIRLALFHSLFNILNTLIALPFVSYIARFVEWLVKDKGDESPERYQLVMPNETAIKENIEAYILQAEREISVMSMVVRRMFDTIRPLLEDDHKGSVEAVIEQLVQQEDYADQMQEELSRFLIATSRLSLSAKAEHNVRLMLTIVDNLENMTDHIYELGLHIEKSKKKKLNIPKEDMDKLLPYLGVVNQFIHFVHDHLNKPLAQDQLALADEMEQTIDAMRSNLKKLARNRLEEGGNVKAELLYIDMVRTIEKVGDCAFSISETLSKTM, encoded by the coding sequence ATGAAAATAGTTGTAATATTGCTACAAGCATTGGGGAGCCTCGGCTTCATTTTATACGGCATGAAACTGATGAGCGAAGGTATTCAGAAAAGTGCCGGAGGAAGCCTTCACCGAATCCTCAATATGATGACCGGTAATCGGGTTCTTGCCGTAATCACCGGTTTTGCAGTTACCGCTATTGTTCAATCATCAGGCGCAACCACCGTTATGACCGTTTCTTTCGTCAATGCGGGGCTGCTCTCGCTGACGCAGGCAATCGGTGTTATCTTCGGCGCCAATATCGGTACTACGGTTACCGCATGGATTGTCGCACTGGTCGGCTTTCAACTCAAACTCGCCGAAATTGCAATTCCGGCATTCGGTATTGGCTTTTTTCTTACCTTCTTCAAAAAGTTTCGGAAAGAAAGCTTGGGCGAAGGAATTATGGGCTTTGGCCTCCTCTTCACGGGGCTCGGCATTCTCTCTTCGCTTATGCCGGATATTTCCGCCGATAACCTTTCGTTTTTATCGGTAGCCGCCGACGGCAGTATATACAGCATTATAATCGGTTTTGTTGCAGGCTTTGTTTTAACGGTTGTGCTGCACTCCTCGTCAGCAACCACCGCTATTATTTTAACTATGGCATACGGCAAGGTTATCGGCATAGAATTTGCTGCGGCAAGCGTACTCGGCAGTAACGTCGGTTCGACAATCGATGCGGTTGTCGCAGCAATCGGCAGCAAGCTCAATGCGCGCAGAACAGCTATGGTACACGTACTGTTTAACGTATGCGGCGCGCTTTTATTCTTAATCTTTTTTAAACCGTCACTTGCGTTGTTGTACCGTTTAACGCCCGAAGGCACCAAACTTGCAGATATCACTATCCGACTTGCACTTTTCCACTCACTGTTCAACATTCTGAATACATTGATTGCACTCCCCTTTGTTTCGTACATTGCACGCTTTGTAGAATGGCTTGTCAAAGACAAAGGGGACGAATCGCCGGAACGGTATCAACTGGTTATGCCGAACGAAACAGCGATTAAAGAAAATATCGAAGCATATATTCTGCAGGCTGAGCGCGAAATCAGTGTGATGTCTATGGTTGTTCGAAGAATGTTCGACACAATCCGTCCGCTGCTGGAAGACGATCATAAAGGATCCGTTGAAGCCGTCATCGAACAGCTCGTACAGCAAGAAGACTATGCAGACCAAATGCAGGAAGAATTGTCCCGTTTCTTAATTGCAACATCCCGTCTGTCCCTCAGCGCTAAAGCGGAACATAATGTACGGCTGATGTTGACAATCGTTGATAACCTCGAAAACATGACCGATCATATTTATGAATTGGGACTGCACATCGAAAAGAGCAAGAAGAAAAAGCTCAATATTCCGAAAGAGGATATGGATAAACTCTTGCCCTATCTCGGCGTTGTCAATCAATTTATTCACTTTGTACACGATCACTTAAATAAACCGTTGGCACAGGATCAATTAGCGCTTGCCGATGAGATGGAACAAACGATTGATGCAATGCGCAGCAATCTGAAAAAGCTCGCACGAAACCGGTTGGAAGAAGGTGGTAATGTTAAGGCAGAGCTTTTGTATATCGATATGGTACGGACAATTGAAAAGGTCGGAGACTGCGCGTTCAGTATTTCTGAAACACTTAGCAAAACGATGTAA
- the ppdK gene encoding pyruvate, phosphate dikinase: MAEEKYVYFFGNGKAEGNGEMKQLLGGKGAGLAEMTRAKLPVPAGFTITTEVCQLYYSNNKKYPAGLEQSVKENLAKLEKSAGKKLGDPNDPLLVSVRSGAPVSMPGMMETILNLGLTDKSVEGLAKKTSNRRFALDAYRRFIMMYGSTAMGIDRMKFDDLFDEVKEKHTRGRLNIAASKKVGDTDVNEDELAEVITKFKALYKKEIKKDFPQDPIEQLWGAIGAVFNSWMAEKAVTYRRVENLVGIKGTAVNVMQMVFGNKGATSGTGVCFTRDPNSGENIFYGDYLFNAQGEDVVAGIRTPIKLSEFEKEDKKAYDQLCKVRALLEDHYKDMQDMEFTVEEGKLYMLQCRTGKRSPAAAFRMAVDMVNEGLITKEEAIMRIKASDIEGIFYPAIDYKQANLKSALLVSGIAAVPGAAAGKICFSAAKAEALAAKKEKAILVRKETSPEDVGGMHAAQGILTATGGKTSHAAVVARGWGKCCIVGCEKLVIDYEKGECSYNGKVLKEGDFITLDGTKGDVYVGELKLVQAKQPESYKTLMKWVDETRTIKVRTNADRPEDAKVAIEHGAEGIGLCRTEHMFFNDEKRILAIREMIVADSTDGRKKALAKLLPIQTKDFEGIFKAMDGKGVTIRLIDPPLHEFVPHDKEGQQKLAEALNISFASVKERVEQLHEANSMLGHRGCRLAITYPEILEMQVTAIITAACNVHKKGITVLPEIMIPLTIDPKEFAILEARVRSVADAILKKHEAKIKYLVGTMIETPRAALLADKIAERAEFFSFGTNDLTQMTLGISRDDAAKFLPAYVDEQKAGVFPADPFQSLDQVGVGLLVKEGIAKGRSTRPELKVGICGEHGGDLESVKFCCRAGMSYVSASPFRVPIARLAAAQAAIEDKKAGAKKTAKTAKTAKTAKSAKTATKKK; this comes from the coding sequence ATGGCAGAAGAGAAATATGTCTATTTCTTCGGAAACGGCAAGGCTGAAGGCAATGGCGAGATGAAGCAGCTGCTGGGCGGCAAAGGAGCCGGTTTGGCCGAAATGACTCGCGCAAAGTTGCCCGTTCCCGCAGGTTTTACGATTACCACTGAAGTTTGTCAGTTGTATTATTCGAACAATAAAAAATATCCTGCCGGTCTGGAGCAGTCTGTAAAAGAAAACTTGGCAAAGCTGGAAAAAAGCGCCGGTAAGAAGCTCGGTGATCCCAATGACCCACTTTTGGTTTCCGTCCGTTCAGGTGCTCCCGTTTCGATGCCCGGTATGATGGAAACGATTTTGAACCTCGGTTTAACCGATAAATCGGTTGAAGGCTTGGCAAAAAAGACATCGAACCGCCGTTTCGCTTTGGATGCCTACCGCCGCTTCATTATGATGTACGGTTCAACGGCAATGGGCATCGATCGTATGAAGTTCGATGACCTTTTCGATGAGGTAAAAGAAAAGCATACCCGCGGGCGCTTGAACATTGCAGCGAGCAAAAAAGTCGGTGATACGGATGTAAATGAAGACGAGCTTGCAGAAGTTATCACAAAATTTAAGGCACTGTATAAAAAAGAAATTAAAAAAGACTTCCCGCAGGATCCGATCGAACAGCTTTGGGGTGCTATCGGAGCGGTATTCAATTCTTGGATGGCCGAAAAAGCGGTTACCTACCGTCGCGTAGAAAACCTCGTTGGAATTAAAGGCACTGCAGTCAACGTTATGCAGATGGTATTCGGTAACAAGGGGGCTACCTCCGGTACCGGCGTTTGCTTTACGCGCGACCCCAACAGCGGCGAAAATATATTCTACGGCGATTACCTCTTTAATGCGCAGGGTGAAGACGTCGTTGCGGGTATTCGTACGCCGATTAAACTCTCCGAGTTTGAAAAAGAAGATAAAAAAGCATACGATCAGCTCTGCAAAGTTCGCGCTCTTTTGGAAGATCACTATAAGGACATGCAGGATATGGAGTTCACCGTAGAAGAAGGTAAACTCTATATGCTCCAGTGCCGTACCGGTAAGCGTTCTCCTGCCGCTGCGTTCAGAATGGCCGTCGATATGGTAAATGAAGGACTTATCACAAAAGAAGAAGCGATTATGCGTATTAAGGCGAGCGATATTGAAGGTATCTTCTATCCTGCCATTGACTATAAGCAGGCTAACTTGAAATCCGCGTTACTTGTCAGCGGAATTGCCGCAGTACCGGGCGCTGCCGCCGGAAAAATCTGTTTTTCCGCCGCTAAGGCAGAGGCGCTGGCCGCAAAGAAAGAAAAAGCAATCCTCGTGCGTAAAGAAACCAGTCCCGAAGATGTCGGCGGTATGCACGCTGCACAGGGTATCTTGACTGCAACCGGCGGAAAAACGAGCCATGCGGCGGTTGTCGCACGCGGTTGGGGAAAATGCTGTATCGTCGGATGCGAAAAACTCGTGATCGATTACGAAAAAGGTGAATGCAGTTATAACGGTAAGGTTCTTAAAGAAGGAGATTTTATCACCCTTGACGGAACTAAAGGCGACGTATATGTCGGCGAATTAAAATTGGTACAAGCAAAACAGCCCGAATCATATAAAACCTTGATGAAGTGGGTTGATGAAACTCGCACCATTAAAGTACGCACCAATGCTGACCGCCCCGAAGATGCGAAAGTTGCAATCGAACACGGCGCCGAAGGTATCGGTTTGTGCCGCACCGAACACATGTTCTTTAATGATGAAAAACGTATCCTTGCAATTCGTGAGATGATTGTTGCGGACAGTACCGATGGACGCAAAAAGGCTTTAGCGAAGCTGCTTCCGATTCAAACAAAGGACTTTGAAGGTATCTTTAAAGCAATGGATGGAAAGGGCGTTACCATCCGCTTAATCGATCCTCCGCTGCACGAGTTTGTACCGCACGATAAAGAAGGGCAGCAGAAATTGGCCGAAGCGCTCAATATCAGCTTTGCAAGCGTAAAAGAACGGGTTGAACAGCTCCATGAAGCAAACTCGATGCTCGGTCACCGCGGCTGCCGTTTGGCAATTACCTATCCCGAAATCCTCGAAATGCAGGTAACCGCTATTATTACTGCGGCATGCAATGTGCATAAAAAAGGCATCACGGTACTGCCCGAAATTATGATTCCGCTTACTATCGATCCCAAAGAGTTTGCGATTCTTGAAGCGAGAGTCCGCAGCGTTGCAGATGCAATTCTTAAAAAGCATGAGGCTAAGATTAAATATCTAGTCGGTACGATGATCGAAACCCCGCGTGCTGCTTTGTTAGCCGATAAAATTGCAGAACGGGCAGAGTTCTTCTCGTTTGGAACCAACGACTTAACGCAGATGACGCTCGGTATCAGCCGCGATGACGCTGCGAAGTTCTTACCTGCGTATGTCGATGAACAAAAAGCGGGAGTATTCCCGGCAGATCCGTTCCAGTCTTTGGATCAGGTCGGTGTTGGATTGCTCGTAAAAGAAGGTATTGCAAAAGGCCGTTCGACCCGCCCCGAATTAAAGGTCGGTATCTGTGGTGAACACGGTGGTGATTTGGAATCCGTTAAGTTCTGCTGCCGTGCCGGTATGTCTTATGTTTCGGCATCGCCCTTCCGTGTTCCGATTGCCCGCCTTGCTGCTGCACAGGCTGCAATAGAGGATAAAAAGGCCGGAGCTAAAAAAACGGCTAAAACCGCAAAGACAGCTAAAACGGCAAAATCTGCTAAAACCGCAACGAAAAAGAAGTAA
- a CDS encoding cache domain-containing protein produces the protein MGRYRTIYTENQNGDGYEAEKNKTEKIRLRRKLIAGVSCMLIIGIAVQSRFAVKAVKRMVREQAETALVDKAEAVADMLDKETAAFFQYAEMLAHSPAFTDRSIPNSKKAKIVYEQIAFNDAIRGIVFCGMDGHGFINSGERVSALNEEWFRAAASGKHFVSELTVFSSINTVSFIFAVPIYMGDKIAGVLSMIVSSDFFSKKIKPITAGHTGYCSVLGSTGIIIADRDQHFVENKYNIISEAAADESLASFKVFIETALTGQTGVGYYTFMDLPCIAAYSTMQTTGWTVVLNAPELELTGAAKKFTSMVVVTSVLFLVVAITIVGVAIRKII, from the coding sequence ATGGGAAGATATAGAACAATATATACCGAAAATCAAAATGGTGACGGATATGAGGCTGAAAAAAACAAAACGGAAAAAATACGGCTGCGCAGAAAACTGATAGCGGGAGTTAGTTGTATGCTGATTATAGGTATTGCCGTACAAAGCCGGTTTGCAGTCAAAGCCGTAAAAAGAATGGTTCGTGAACAAGCCGAAACAGCTCTGGTTGATAAAGCGGAAGCGGTCGCTGATATGTTAGATAAAGAAACTGCCGCTTTTTTTCAATATGCCGAAATGCTGGCGCATTCGCCGGCGTTTACTGATCGGTCTATCCCCAATAGTAAGAAAGCAAAGATAGTGTATGAACAAATTGCTTTTAACGATGCAATCCGTGGAATAGTGTTTTGTGGCATGGATGGGCACGGCTTTATAAATAGCGGTGAACGAGTATCTGCTTTAAACGAAGAATGGTTTAGAGCGGCGGCAAGCGGGAAACATTTCGTTTCAGAACTGACTGTTTTTTCATCCATAAATACCGTATCGTTTATCTTTGCGGTTCCTATCTACATGGGAGATAAAATTGCCGGCGTATTAAGCATGATTGTTTCATCGGATTTTTTCTCGAAAAAAATCAAACCCATAACAGCAGGACATACCGGCTATTGTTCCGTACTCGGTTCAACGGGAATAATAATCGCCGACAGGGATCAACATTTTGTAGAAAATAAGTACAATATCATATCGGAAGCAGCAGCAGATGAAAGTCTTGCATCTTTTAAGGTTTTTATAGAGACTGCGTTAACCGGTCAAACAGGGGTTGGGTACTACACGTTTATGGATCTTCCTTGTATAGCTGCATACTCTACTATGCAGACTACCGGATGGACGGTCGTCCTTAACGCTCCTGAGTTGGAATTAACTGGAGCTGCAAAAAAGTTTACTAGTATGGTCGTTGTGACAAGTGTCCTTTTCCTCGTAGTTGCAATAACTATTGTTGGTGTAGCAATACGGAAAATTATATAA
- a CDS encoding type II toxin-antitoxin system RelE/ParE family toxin translates to MGSIQGIPLTNPYFIGYFIKCKMRREFIETPSFTKRWFALGFNDDDLAELQQFLIKNPEAGDVMIGTGGLKKIRYAFRGRGKSGSARVCYVDFATFAKTYLIQVFSKEEKPNLTDSEKNAVKKVIGVLKTEAARNWRKEHE, encoded by the coding sequence TTGGGAAGTATTCAGGGAATACCGTTGACAAACCCCTATTTTATAGGGTATTTTATAAAGTGTAAGATGAGAAGAGAATTTATAGAAACACCATCATTCACAAAAAGGTGGTTTGCACTTGGATTTAATGATGATGATTTGGCTGAATTGCAGCAATTCCTTATCAAAAATCCGGAGGCAGGCGATGTGATGATTGGAACAGGCGGTTTGAAAAAAATCCGATATGCTTTTCGGGGTAGAGGCAAAAGCGGAAGTGCCAGAGTTTGTTATGTTGATTTTGCAACTTTTGCAAAAACTTACCTGATTCAAGTATTTTCAAAGGAAGAAAAACCGAATCTAACCGATTCGGAAAAGAATGCAGTAAAAAAAGTTATCGGTGTTTTAAAAACAGAAGCTGCTAGGAACTGGAGGAAAGAACATGAGTGA
- a CDS encoding helix-turn-helix domain-containing protein, producing MSDFFDSLMTGLNEAVAIERGELKGRKTVYEIQPIKKYNNIEIKHIRNSVGMTQVLFANYMGVSLKTVEAWEKGTNRPTGTACRLISMLENHTFEALPFVKCLS from the coding sequence ATGAGTGATTTTTTTGATAGTCTAATGACCGGCTTAAATGAAGCAGTTGCTATTGAGCGAGGTGAGTTAAAAGGCCGTAAAACCGTGTATGAAATTCAACCTATAAAAAAATATAATAACATTGAAATAAAACACATAAGAAATTCCGTTGGGATGACACAGGTTTTGTTTGCAAATTACATGGGTGTTTCACTCAAGACGGTAGAAGCATGGGAAAAAGGAACAAATCGTCCAACCGGTACGGCTTGCCGTTTAATTAGTATGCTGGAAAATCACACATTCGAAGCATTGCCTTTTGTAAAATGTTTATCTTAG